Sequence from the Fulvivirga ligni genome:
GAGCCTCATTAAGATTTTTTGTGCTATATACTAATGAGCCCCATCTGTTATAGATCTCAAAGTTGAAATTGTCATCTAAAATATTCTGACCGTATACTTTTACTACGTTGTTTTCTGGATTCGAAGAAGTAGGACTGAATACGTTAGGCACGTAAATGTTGTTTTTAACTGAAATTGCAATCTTTACATTACTTTCAGCGCTACATACATCGTCAGTACTAAATACTTCGAGACCAATGAAAAACTCACCTTTCTCAGAGAATGTGTGGGTAGCCACTTTTTGGCTGCTCACAGATCCATCACCAAAATTCCAGGCATAACTAGCTTGAGACTGGTCAATAGGAGTGAACGTATATTCTATGCCAGGAGAGTACTCACCGTTTTCAGGTGTTGGAGTAATCTCAAAAGAGGCGATTGGATTATAAATTTTAATTGTTTTCTCAACCTTCTTAGAAGCGGTACAGCTATTAGAGGCGGCGAAAGCAATAGTTACTTCAGCATCGGATAGTGAAGGATTGTAAGTAGCACTTAGTCCATTATCCACAAGATCACCTGATCCTGAAACCAATGACCAACCTTCAGGCGAGATAGCAGCTCCCGTTGATCCAGCAGTTAGGGTAATTAAACCATCACTGAAACATGCCATATCTGGAGTGTTAATTGAAAGGTCTAATGTTTCTCCTTCATTTACAGCAACAGCTTTGTTAATGTTAGAAGAACAGTTTTTGTCTTCTATTGAAATAAAGTTATATGTGCCGGCGGCAAGAGCTAATACTTTGTCAGCGCCATCATTAGAAGTAACTGTAACATCGGTAGTTCCATCATTATATATTAAAGTAAATGGAGCCTCACCAGTAAATTCTATAGTTACAGAAGCAGTTTCACCTTCACAAACTGAAATATCACTTGGAAGAGTAGCTATGCTAGGTTTGGTGTAAATACCTACGCTTGCCGTTCCGCTTACAGATCCAGAATTATCATTAGCATCTTTTACCGCTGTAAGAACGTACTGACCTGCTTCAGTAACAGGAAGCTGATAAGGAGATGTGTTAATCACTAGTGCGGTTTGCGCTACATTATCTTTTGTATATTCAACTGTCCAAGGTGCATCACCTGTAAGTTCAATGGTTAAGTTGTCAGAAGCTCCAGGGCAAAGATCAAGATCTCCTGCGATTTCTGCAGTTGGAGCTGTAAATACGCATTGCTCATCTAAAGCAATTGAAATATGACCGTCATCACCTAAACTTCCTTGCTCCCATCTTAGCACACTATAACCACCAAATTCACTAATGTTTTTATTGTTAGCGCCAGTGCCATATTGGAAATATGGTTGAGGAGGGCTAACTAAAGTAATGATGTAGCTTGGGGTTGTTACAGAATAAAGCTCGAAAGCATTGTAATCAATTTCATAATACTTCCATAGATCTGTTAGATCCGTACCCTGCCCCAGCTGAATATTTGGAGTATTATACGATGTTGCATTCATTCTTACATCCATAAACCACTGAGAACCAACAGGAAATTGTGTATTTCCGTTAGTTAGAAGTGTTAAGGTTCCTTTAAGATGAATTTCTGTATCTGTGATGATGAAATAAGCATCCTCGTTAAATTCAAACGTAGTTGTTAGGCTAGCATTGAACAATCCTTTAAGAGAAAGGCTGTAGTTGTTTGAGCCTGAAAATGAGCTTGCATAATATAAAACATCATTTTCTCCCAGGTCATCACACTCGGGGCGCACTACTGTTTGTGCATGGCTTATCCCTAAAGAACTAAGGAAAAGCGAAAGGATTAAGAAAGAGTATATGTGGTAAAAATTCTTTTTCATAGTGGCTGAGAGGCTTTACCCTCCTTTAAAGTCCAACATTACAATTTGTAAGTGCACAATGGCACTAATTTCTTACATACAAAAATAATAGAAATTTAGGTCCCATGCGAACATAATAGCATGAATATTTACATCTAAACTTTCAATAGTTAAATTAAATATTGAATTTTTAAATAAATGAAGGCCTTTGGTATCCTCTCCTTTTTGCTACTTTAATTTCAAACTTTCATCTATCTTTGCGGTTTCAGTGTTGAAATTGAATTTAAAGAATTATGCAGTTAAGCG
This genomic interval carries:
- a CDS encoding PKD domain-containing protein gives rise to the protein MKKNFYHIYSFLILSLFLSSLGISHAQTVVRPECDDLGENDVLYYASSFSGSNNYSLSLKGLFNASLTTTFEFNEDAYFIITDTEIHLKGTLTLLTNGNTQFPVGSQWFMDVRMNATSYNTPNIQLGQGTDLTDLWKYYEIDYNAFELYSVTTPSYIITLVSPPQPYFQYGTGANNKNISEFGGYSVLRWEQGSLGDDGHISIALDEQCVFTAPTAEIAGDLDLCPGASDNLTIELTGDAPWTVEYTKDNVAQTALVINTSPYQLPVTEAGQYVLTAVKDANDNSGSVSGTASVGIYTKPSIATLPSDISVCEGETASVTIEFTGEAPFTLIYNDGTTDVTVTSNDGADKVLALAAGTYNFISIEDKNCSSNINKAVAVNEGETLDLSINTPDMACFSDGLITLTAGSTGAAISPEGWSLVSGSGDLVDNGLSATYNPSLSDAEVTIAFAASNSCTASKKVEKTIKIYNPIASFEITPTPENGEYSPGIEYTFTPIDQSQASYAWNFGDGSVSSQKVATHTFSEKGEFFIGLEVFSTDDVCSAESNVKIAISVKNNIYVPNVFSPTSSNPENNVVKVYGQNILDDNFNFEIYNRWGSLVYSTKNLNEAQNQGWNGSSDGESKENNVFTYVVRGEFENGQTFEKTGTITLAK